A stretch of DNA from Betaproteobacteria bacterium:
CGACAGGGATGTTTATGGTAAGCAGATGGCGCCGATGGCTGCGACGCTGGTGGACGCGGCTGCCATAGATAACGTGGTCGCTTATATCCAGACGTTGCCCGATAAACCTTCCCCCCCCACGTTGAACGAGAATGCCGCCATGGGCCAAAAGATCTATGCGACCTGCGCCGCCTGTCATGGTGCCCAGGGGCGGGGTGTACAGTCAATGAATGCCCCCCGGCTTGCCGGTATGAGTGATTGGTATTTGGTCACTCAGTTGAAGAACTACAAGCAGCGTATACGGGGCGCCCATCCAAACGATATGTACGGTACGCAGATGGTATCCATGGCAACGATTCTGGCCGATGACCAGGCAACCAAAGACCTAGTTACCTACATCAATACCTTTTGATAAAACTCACGCGAATCGAGCATCATCAAGAAATAGCGAAGAGGAGACATGAATGACCTATGTTGCGCATGACGAATCGGCATTCGTCCCACCCGCCGAAGTCGAAGAGATGGAACTCTACCATCCGAAAACTTTCATCGGGAAATACATCTGGAGCCAAGACGCCAAGGTCATCGCCATCCAGTACTCGATCACCGCCATTGGGGTGGGTTTGGTGGCTTTGGTATTGTCGGGATTGATGCGGCTGCAACTGGGATTCCCGCACACCTTTTCCTTTATCACACCAGGCAACTACCTTCAGTTTGTCACCATGCACGGCATGATCATGGTGATTTACCTGCTCACCGCGCTGTTCTTGGGGGGGTTCGGTAATTACCTCATCCCATTGATGGTCGGGGCCCGGGATATGGTTTTCCCATACGTAAACATGCTGAGTTACTGGGTCTATCTGTTCGCCGTGCTGTTACTGGTGGCGAGCTTCTTCGTGCCGGGCGGTCCCACGGGCGCCGGTTGGACCCTGTACCCGCCTCAGGCCATCCTAGAGGGCACTCCGGGGGCGACTTGGGGAATTATCCTGATGCTCGTATCGCTCATATTCTTCATCATCGGATTCACCATGGGCGGTTTGAACTACGTGGTGACCGTGTTGCAGGCGCGCACGCGCGGAATGACAATGATGCGTTTGCCCTTGACGATATGGGGCATTTTCATGGCCACCGTGCTGGCGATGCTGGCGTTTCCGGCCTTGTTCGTGAGCGCCATCATGATGATTTTGGACATGGTGCTGGGCACGAGTTTCTTCATGCCCGCAATCATTTCGAAGGGACAGCTCCTCGAGTTTAAAGGCGGCAGTCCGGTGTTGTTCCAACATCTGTTCTGGTTTTTTGGCCATCCGGAGGTCTACATCGTCGCGCTACCCGCGTTCGGCATCGTCTCCGACCTGCTCAGTGTTCATGCGAGAAAGAACATCTTCGGCTATCGCATGATGGTCTGGGCGATTCTGATCATCGGCGGCCTGAGTTTTGTCGTGTGGGCGCACCACATGTACGTGAGCGGGATGAACCCGTATTTCGGTTTCTTTTTCGCCACGACCACGCTGATCATTGCCGTCCCCACGGCCATCAAGGTCTACAACTGGGTGCTGACATTGTGGCGCGGCAATATCCACTTCACGGTGCCCATGTTGTTCGCCATTGGATTCATCTTTACCTTTATCAATGGCGGGATCACGGGGCTTTTCCTGGGTAACGTGACCGTGGACCTCCCGCTTTCCGACACGATGTTCGTGGTCGCCCATTTTCATATGGTCATGGCGGTCTCGCCTATCCTGGTGGTGTTCGGAGCGATCTACCACTGGTATCCCAAAATCACCGGGCGAATGCTGGACAATACTCTGGGAAAATTCCATTTCTGGGTCACGTTTCTTGGAACCTACGCCATTTACTATCCCATGCATTACTTGGGCTTCTTGGGCGTGCCCCGGCGCTACTAC
This window harbors:
- a CDS encoding cytochrome c oxidase subunit I; the protein is MTYVAHDESAFVPPAEVEEMELYHPKTFIGKYIWSQDAKVIAIQYSITAIGVGLVALVLSGLMRLQLGFPHTFSFITPGNYLQFVTMHGMIMVIYLLTALFLGGFGNYLIPLMVGARDMVFPYVNMLSYWVYLFAVLLLVASFFVPGGPTGAGWTLYPPQAILEGTPGATWGIILMLVSLIFFIIGFTMGGLNYVVTVLQARTRGMTMMRLPLTIWGIFMATVLAMLAFPALFVSAIMMILDMVLGTSFFMPAIISKGQLLEFKGGSPVLFQHLFWFFGHPEVYIVALPAFGIVSDLLSVHARKNIFGYRMMVWAILIIGGLSFVVWAHHMYVSGMNPYFGFFFATTTLIIAVPTAIKVYNWVLTLWRGNIHFTVPMLFAIGFIFTFINGGITGLFLGNVTVDLPLSDTMFVVAHFHMVMAVSPILVVFGAIYHWYPKITGRMLDNTLGKFHFWVTFLGTYAIYYPMHYLGFLGVPRRYYAVENIDFIPQSAHSLNAAITIAALITGAVQLVFLYNLIWSYFKGKPSGGNPWGATTLEWQTPDTPPKHGNFGAALPAVYRWAYDYSVPGAEKDFIPQNQPPGQKTKGIEDAPDASELGPQGLTASDVQKPPGGHS